Proteins found in one Drosophila innubila isolate TH190305 chromosome X, UK_Dinn_1.0, whole genome shotgun sequence genomic segment:
- the LOC117793550 gene encoding mediator of RNA polymerase II transcription subunit 20, which yields MGVTVLQPYPLPEGKSGSHIIDHLAKRLVSLGATHAGQFLVDCETFISTPQHGTPTRAVHVLHNSEYPASTFSIIDNGTGKQVALVADSIFDLLMLKMTSTFTSKKQTKIESRGARFEYGDFVIKLGSVTMMEHFKGILIEIEYRPCVMLSYCWEMIREMLQGFLGINVAKEYPTYFTTQTIMNAMGQQQLHAKQNDLYEPMDTVKQYLEHFTNYRKHVQLHGAMGGTPGGSVGPVLLPSTVGMGRA from the coding sequence ATGGGAGTCACTGTGCTACAGCCTTATCCACTGCCCGAGGGCAAGTCTGGATCCCACATTATTGATCACCTGGCCAAGCGCCTTGTCTCACTGGGCGCCACACATGCCGGTCAGTTTCTGGTCGACTGCGAGACATTCATCTCGACGCCACAACACGGAACACCGACGCGGGCGGTTCACGTGCTGCACAACTCGGAGTATCCGGCATCCACGTTCTCCATCATTGACAATGGCACGGGGAAACAAGTGGCCCTAGTGGCCGACAGCATCTTTGATTTACTTATGCTCAAAATGACGTCCACTTTCACATCgaagaaacaaacaaagatTGAATCGCGTGGCGCTCGCTTTGAGTACGGCGATTTTGTGATTAAACTTGGCTCCGTTACCATGATGGAGCACTTCAAGGGCATACTAATTGAGATTGAGTACCGGCCATGTGTAATGCTCTCCTACTGCTGGGAAATGATACGGGAAATGCTACAGGGATTCCTGGGCATCAATGTGGCCAAGGAGTATCCCACCTATTTCACCACACAGACCATCATGAATGCGATgggccaacaacaattgcatgcCAAACAGAACGATCTCTACGAGCCGATGGACACGGTTAAACAGTATTTGGAGCATTTCACCAACTATCGCAAACACGTGCAACTCCATGGCGCCATGGGAGGCACTCCCGGAGGATCTGTGGGACCCGTGCTCCTGCCCTCGACCGTCGGAATGGGGCGTGCTTGA
- the LOC117793549 gene encoding serine/threonine-protein kinase pakD yields the protein MAKLSDTKIPITDFLESYRRQPCLYNSMLDTYKNRVAREEAYGAIIRSLKIPHLTVLDIKLKIKSVRTVYTKELRILMREKELGRCYEPKLFWFKRADSFLRSVSLSHCKRLKNKNGDVENTSVTIKKEAPQKILLTATAGLIEDALQEHREQEEEEDDESESGERLNDDVDEHGNKLHGSTVSLATNTNNNKPELIIDDSSICIMEQQQQQQQQQQQQQQAVQRKLKYMPYMHQLQSQQQQQQQQRLSTPFTSPSPSQQLDLSSSSNAALCFTTPNGATVSNNDDDLIIFGQSIASQLRSIPDSYSRSLAKLRIQQVLFEAETGQNSEAVSPHLHSF from the exons ATGGCCAAATTAAGCGACACGAAAATACCAATAACAGACTTTCTGGAATCATACAGACGACAGCCGTGCCTATATAATTCAATGCTGGACACCTACAAAAATCGTGTGGCGCGCGAGGAGGCTTATGGGGCGATCATAAGGTCACTTAAAATACCGCATTTAACTGTTCTCGATATCAAGTTAAAGATCAAAAGTGTACGCACTGTTTACACCAAAGAATTGCGCATTCTAATGCGCGAAAAGGAATTGGGCAGATGCTATGAGCCCAAGTTGTTTTGGTTTAAGCGCGCCGATTCATTTCTTCGCTCCGTTTCGCTCTCCCACTGCAAACGC CTCAAGAATAAGAATGGCGATGTCGAAAATACAAGTGTAACCATTAAAAAGGAGGCACCACAGAAAATACTGCTGACTGCAACAGCTGGACTGATTGAGGATGCCCTGCAGGAGCATcgggagcaggaggaggaggaggacgaTGAATCCGAGTCTGGTGAACGGTTGAACGACGATGTGGATGAGCATGGAAATAAGTTGCATGGCAGCACAGTCAGCCtagcaacaaacacaaacaacaacaaaccggAGCTCATTATTGATGATTCCTCAATATGCATTAtggaacagcagcaacaacaacagcagcagcaacagcaacaacaacaggcggTGCAacgtaaattaaaatatatgccGTACATGCATCAGTTGCAatcgcaacaacagcagcaacaacaacagcgtctATCAACTCCATTtacatcgccatcgccatcacAACAACTCGACTTATCCTCATCCTCCAATGCTGCTCTGTGTTTTACCACGCCCAATGGGGCAACAGTCAGTAACAACGATGATGATTTGATTATATTTGGCCAAAGCATTGCCTCCCAATTGCGCTCCATTCCGGATTCATATTCGCGATCCCTTGCCAAGCTCCGCATTCAGCAGGTACTGTTTGAGGCCGAGACGGGACAAAATAGCGAAGCAGTCAGTCCGCATCTGCATAGCTTCTAA